The following coding sequences lie in one Pontibacter sp. G13 genomic window:
- a CDS encoding tail fiber domain-containing protein, with protein MKRCFLFCLAYWVMLPAFAQSPGIPYQAVIRDGSGNILATQLVDMRVTIQDGATDLYRETHTTSTNAFGLVNLSIGTGTAQLGTFAGIDWTVSNPQIFIELNLGVGWVAMGTTPIRQVPYSIRSERSDIADQMELHDLLDVDGLPPLIGQVLMWDGGAWVPQDETVISYTAGAGIDLTGNVITNTGDLDPTDDLLVTSTAAGDVTGTFSTLNVGKIQGNPVDPKFPQVGQILKWDGNEWALDWDLNDQYTAGAGIDITNNIVTNTGDIDHLDDVVDTTLAGGDISGVFSALTVEQLQGNPVDPNAPAPEQILKWDGAQWTLSPDLNDQYTAGDGIDITNNIVTNTGDIDHLDDVVDTTLAGGDISGVFSALTVEQLQGNPVDPNAPAPEQILKWDGAQWTLSPDLNDQYTAGDGIDITNNIVTNTGDIDHLDDVVDTTLAGGDISGVFSGLTVQGIQGNPVNSTPPAAGQVLKWDGNQWGAGTDEDNDLWSVASTGIYYNGGKVGIGTAIPEAPLHIAPGNTLLIGADTLGPGAKMMWAASKSAFRVGIVNNLEWDTDSMGSYSVGMGISTKAKGYNSVAMGRYTVASGTYATAMGYQTRATGIRSTAFGILAEATGVNSTAMGSSTLASGTTSFAIGSNSEAVGTMSTAMGSNTLAQGTHSLAAGFASDATGEQSFALGYYTVASGNRSTALGAFTQAQAINSVAIGQYNVGGGTFNNWVSSDPIFEVGIGTSATTRENAMTILKNGFVGIGTIDPDNALHVEGKLQLGSIETLEDFGTFLMGVNCHFVPTTDNAFFMGNTANRWFRVHSTNGVVNTSDAREKTQIQPIEYGLETVMKLKPVSFQWKSGPDRGVKLGLIAQDLQQTVPEVVVDSEIIQHESGEWETVPAEKLGVYYADLIPVLIQGMQDQQAEIEALKAQISSLQQQINQP; from the coding sequence ATGAAACGATGCTTCCTATTCTGCTTGGCCTATTGGGTCATGCTGCCTGCTTTTGCCCAGTCGCCGGGCATCCCCTACCAAGCCGTCATCCGCGATGGCTCCGGCAATATCCTCGCCACTCAGCTGGTAGACATGCGAGTGACCATCCAAGATGGAGCTACTGACCTCTATCGCGAGACTCATACCACCTCCACCAATGCATTCGGTCTCGTCAATCTCTCCATCGGAACTGGTACGGCTCAGTTAGGCACCTTCGCCGGAATCGACTGGACGGTATCCAATCCTCAGATATTCATCGAACTCAACTTGGGAGTGGGTTGGGTCGCGATGGGCACTACGCCCATCCGGCAAGTGCCCTACTCCATTCGTTCGGAGCGATCGGACATTGCCGACCAAATGGAACTTCACGACTTATTGGATGTAGACGGCCTTCCTCCGCTCATCGGACAAGTGCTCATGTGGGATGGTGGCGCTTGGGTCCCGCAGGATGAAACGGTCATTTCATATACCGCTGGCGCTGGGATCGACCTGACTGGAAATGTCATCACCAATACCGGAGACCTCGACCCTACCGATGATCTCTTGGTGACTTCCACCGCCGCCGGAGATGTAACAGGTACCTTCTCGACGCTGAACGTAGGCAAGATCCAAGGCAATCCTGTCGACCCCAAATTCCCGCAAGTCGGTCAGATCCTCAAATGGGACGGCAACGAGTGGGCACTGGATTGGGACCTCAATGACCAATACACGGCGGGTGCTGGCATCGACATCACCAACAACATCGTCACCAACACCGGAGACATTGACCATCTCGATGACGTGGTAGACACCACCCTCGCCGGGGGAGATATTTCAGGCGTATTCTCTGCCCTGACCGTTGAGCAGCTTCAAGGAAACCCCGTCGATCCCAATGCCCCCGCTCCCGAACAAATCCTCAAATGGGATGGCGCTCAGTGGACCCTTTCCCCCGACCTCAATGATCAATACACGGCGGGCGACGGCATCGATATCACCAACAACATCGTCACCAACACCGGAGACATTGACCATCTCGATGACGTGGTAGACACCACCCTCGCCGGGGGAGATATTTCAGGCGTATTCTCTGCCCTGACCGTCGAGCAGCTTCAAGGAAACCCCGTCGATCCCAATGCCCCCGCTCCAGAACAAATCCTCAAATGGGATGGCGCTCAGTGGACCCTTTCCCCCGACCTCAACGACCAATACACGGCGGGCGACGGCATCGACATCACCAACAACATCGTCACCAACACCGGAGACATCGACCATCTCGATGACGTGGTGGACACCACCCTCGCCGGGGGAGATATTTCGGGCGTATTCTCAGGACTGACCGTACAGGGGATTCAGGGCAATCCCGTGAATTCTACGCCCCCCGCAGCAGGGCAAGTACTCAAATGGGACGGCAACCAGTGGGGAGCCGGTACGGACGAGGACAACGATCTCTGGTCGGTAGCATCTACGGGGATATATTACAATGGCGGCAAGGTCGGTATCGGGACCGCGATCCCTGAAGCCCCCCTCCATATCGCTCCGGGCAACACCTTGCTGATTGGAGCAGATACACTCGGGCCAGGTGCCAAAATGATGTGGGCCGCCTCCAAATCTGCCTTCCGTGTGGGAATCGTGAACAACCTAGAGTGGGACACGGACAGCATGGGTTCCTACTCCGTCGGGATGGGAATCTCCACCAAAGCCAAGGGGTACAACTCTGTGGCAATGGGCCGATATACTGTCGCATCAGGAACCTATGCCACGGCGATGGGATACCAGACTCGCGCGACCGGCATTCGGTCGACAGCATTTGGGATATTGGCAGAAGCCACAGGTGTCAATTCCACGGCCATGGGATCTAGCACTTTGGCATCCGGAACCACCTCCTTCGCGATTGGCAGCAATTCAGAGGCAGTGGGCACCATGTCCACGGCCATGGGGTCCAATACGTTGGCACAGGGAACGCATTCCTTGGCGGCTGGATTCGCTTCGGATGCGACCGGGGAACAATCTTTTGCCCTGGGGTACTACACGGTCGCTTCGGGCAATCGGAGCACCGCGCTTGGAGCATTCACCCAAGCGCAAGCCATCAATTCCGTAGCCATCGGACAATACAATGTCGGAGGCGGAACCTTCAACAACTGGGTGTCTTCTGATCCGATATTCGAAGTCGGAATCGGAACCTCCGCCACCACCCGGGAGAATGCCATGACCATCCTCAAAAATGGATTTGTAGGCATTGGCACCATAGATCCAGACAATGCACTTCATGTGGAAGGTAAGCTTCAACTTGGAAGTATCGAGACTCTGGAGGATTTCGGGACTTTCTTAATGGGCGTCAATTGTCACTTTGTACCCACTACAGACAACGCATTCTTCATGGGCAATACCGCCAATCGTTGGTTCCGTGTGCATAGTACCAATGGCGTCGTCAATACTTCAGACGCCCGCGAAAAGACGCAGATCCAACCCATCGAATACGGCCTCGAAACCGTCATGAAGCTCAAGCCTGTTTCCTTTCAGTGGAAATCAGGACCGGATCGGGGAGTCAAGCTGGGACTCATCGCCCAAGACCTCCAACAGACAGTCCCTGAGGTGGTCGTGGATTCGGAAATCATTCAACATGAATCGGGAGAATGGGAGACCGTTCCCGCTGAAAAACTGGGGGTGTACTACGCGGATTTGATTCCAGTACTGATTCAGGGAATGCAAGATCAGCAAGCGGAAATCGAAGCACTGAAAGCCCAGATCTCTTCCCTCCAACAACAAATCAACCAACCATGA
- a CDS encoding T9SS type A sorting domain-containing protein has product MRTSILLLLVGWGMTMSLRAQSIERQVIGSAGMLATGANLAMSMTIGEPMTLTWAAGNIQLTQGFQQPEASNGTRIYADLGISVRVFPNPSTGKFKVEFDDPQSETWRLKVFDLAGRSLHMAPTWDLNMQSGEIDLSGHADGLYLLKIENALGQLLATIKLEKLH; this is encoded by the coding sequence ATGAGAACTAGCATCCTCCTCTTACTCGTGGGTTGGGGGATGACCATGTCCCTCCGCGCACAGTCCATCGAGCGTCAAGTCATCGGTTCGGCAGGGATGCTAGCGACTGGTGCCAATTTGGCCATGTCGATGACGATAGGCGAACCCATGACGCTCACTTGGGCGGCAGGAAACATCCAGTTGACCCAAGGCTTCCAACAACCCGAAGCATCCAATGGGACCCGTATCTATGCCGATCTGGGAATCTCGGTGCGGGTATTTCCCAACCCTAGCACGGGAAAATTCAAGGTCGAATTCGATGATCCCCAATCCGAAACATGGAGGCTCAAGGTATTTGACCTCGCGGGCAGAAGCCTCCACATGGCCCCGACTTGGGACCTGAACATGCAATCAGGGGAGATCGATCTTTCCGGACACGCGGACGGTCTCTACCTCTTGAAGATCGAAAACGCTCTAGGACAATTGCTAGCCACGATCAAGCTCGAAAAGCTGCATTGA
- a CDS encoding tail fiber domain-containing protein, whose product MKKLVLLFTLLVSSCYGFAQLSGIPYQAVIRDAQGAILSNQPISVRFSILDSNVPVFQETHVLQTNDFGLVNTTIGQGVVVFGDYAQIDWRAIQSQIQVELDLGTGYVLMGSQPIGEVPYSIRAQKSDIADQMTLDLLTDVQAANPVANQVLQWNGAAWEPASLSSGTAYQAGAGIQINGPVIENTGDTDPTDDLTNTSNAGGDVSGNFSGLSVNKIRGRTVSNAAPTNGEVLKWNGSQWVPDADENNAYTAGSGIQINNGTITNLGDTDPSDDLTNSSNAGGDVSGNFSGLSVNKIRGRTVSNAAPTNGEVLKWNGSQWVPDADENNAYTAGSGIQINNGTITNLGDTDPSDDLTNSSNAGGDVSGNFSGLSVNKIRGRTVSNAAPTNGEVLKWNGSQWVPDADENNAYTAGSGIQINNGTITNLGDTDPTDDLTNSSNAGGDVSGNFSGLSVNKIRGRTVSNAAPTNGEVLKWNGSQWVPDADENNAYTAGSGIQINNGTITNLGDTDPTDDLTNTSNAGGDVSGNFSGLSVNKIRGRTVSNAAPTNGEVLKWNGSQWVPDADADSDLWTETGDDIYFSSGQVAIGSQTPVADFHVGAGKSVLFGADTTGAGYRFQWMADRGAFRAGYLGNSSGTYWDPDSVGYYSTALGSLNRAMGQFSVAMGYNSKASGLAAFAMGQQAHADGFISFAFGNYSKALGSQSIAFIGGDALGSRSISIGGGSQATEFYSIALGDNAESLEDWAISIGHSTVASGKYSLAMGYFSDAKGAFTSSFGQYTEAEAYNDFAIGRYNVAGGDSGTWVSSDPVFEVGIGSSAVARKNAMTILKDGKTGIGLAAPNALLHLKGSINLPQLRIANNSYSNYWDMRMTSSTALRMYYNGTQVGYWGSSSGTYYATSDRRLKTDIQPIESVLDRVLQLEPVTYRFTRNAGIETQPTWGFIAQEVEQQFPTLVAAPDEESDYYAIDYAQFSVLAIKAIQEQQELIDQQQAQIDQLIQLVQQLQTSARDEN is encoded by the coding sequence ATGAAAAAGCTGGTCTTATTGTTCACCCTGTTGGTGTCGTCATGCTATGGCTTCGCCCAACTTTCCGGTATTCCCTATCAGGCGGTCATCCGCGATGCACAGGGAGCCATCCTTTCCAACCAACCCATCTCGGTACGATTTTCCATTTTGGACAGCAATGTTCCTGTGTTTCAGGAGACACATGTCCTTCAGACCAATGATTTCGGCTTGGTGAATACCACCATCGGCCAAGGAGTCGTCGTATTCGGGGATTATGCCCAGATCGATTGGCGGGCGATCCAGTCGCAGATTCAGGTGGAGCTGGATCTCGGTACGGGTTATGTGCTCATGGGGAGTCAGCCCATCGGCGAGGTTCCCTACTCCATCCGTGCCCAGAAGTCAGATATCGCAGATCAGATGACGCTCGATCTGCTCACCGATGTGCAGGCGGCCAATCCAGTAGCTAACCAAGTGCTACAATGGAATGGAGCGGCTTGGGAACCTGCTTCGCTCAGTTCCGGAACTGCCTATCAAGCAGGCGCGGGCATCCAAATCAATGGCCCCGTCATCGAGAATACGGGAGACACAGACCCCACCGACGACCTCACCAACACCTCCAATGCAGGCGGCGATGTCTCGGGTAATTTCTCCGGCCTCTCCGTCAACAAGATCCGCGGAAGAACCGTCTCCAATGCCGCCCCGACCAACGGCGAAGTCCTCAAGTGGAATGGTTCGCAGTGGGTGCCCGATGCCGATGAAAACAATGCATACACCGCCGGATCAGGCATCCAGATCAACAATGGAACCATCACAAACCTCGGCGACACGGACCCTTCCGACGACCTCACCAACTCCTCCAATGCAGGCGGCGATGTCTCGGGCAATTTCTCCGGCCTCTCCGTCAACAAGATCCGCGGAAGAACCGTCTCCAATGCCGCCCCGACCAACGGCGAAGTCCTCAAGTGGAATGGATCGCAGTGGGTGCCGGATGCCGATGAAAACAATGCATACACCGCCGGATCGGGCATCCAGATCAACAATGGAACCATCACCAACCTCGGCGACACGGACCCTTCCGACGACCTCACCAACTCCTCCAATGCAGGCGGCGACGTCTCGGGTAATTTCTCCGGCCTCTCCGTCAACAAGATCCGCGGAAGAACCGTCTCCAATGCCGCCCCGACCAACGGCGAAGTCCTCAAGTGGAATGGTTCGCAATGGGTGCCTGATGCCGATGAAAACAATGCCTACACCGCCGGATCAGGCATCCAGATCAACAATGGAACCATCACCAACCTCGGCGACACGGACCCCACCGACGACCTCACCAACTCCTCCAATGCAGGCGGCGATGTCTCGGGTAATTTCTCCGGCCTCTCCGTCAACAAGATCCGCGGAAGAACCGTCTCCAATGCCGCCCCGACCAACGGCGAAGTCCTCAAGTGGAATGGTTCGCAATGGGTGCCCGATGCCGATGAAAACAATGCCTACACCGCCGGATCAGGCATCCAGATCAATAATGGAACCATCACCAACCTCGGCGACACGGACCCCACCGACGACCTCACCAACACCTCCAATGCAGGCGGCGACGTCTCGGGCAATTTCTCCGGCCTCTCCGTCAACAAGATCCGCGGAAGAACCGTCTCCAATGCCGCCCCGACCAACGGCGAAGTCCTCAAGTGGAATGGTTCGCAGTGGGTGCCCGATGCCGATGCAGATTCCGACCTCTGGACAGAAACCGGAGATGATATCTACTTCTCGAGCGGACAAGTGGCAATTGGTTCCCAGACGCCCGTTGCGGACTTCCATGTAGGCGCCGGCAAATCTGTGCTCTTTGGAGCAGACACGACAGGAGCAGGATACCGATTCCAATGGATGGCAGATCGGGGCGCTTTTCGAGCAGGATACTTGGGCAATTCATCGGGCACGTATTGGGACCCGGACAGTGTGGGATATTACTCCACCGCATTGGGGAGCCTCAACCGAGCGATGGGCCAGTTTTCTGTGGCGATGGGATACAATTCCAAGGCATCAGGCTTGGCGGCCTTTGCCATGGGACAGCAAGCTCATGCAGATGGATTTATTTCCTTTGCATTCGGGAACTATTCCAAAGCGCTGGGCTCACAATCGATCGCCTTCATTGGGGGCGATGCACTGGGTTCCAGATCTATTTCGATTGGAGGCGGTTCCCAAGCCACCGAGTTCTATTCGATAGCGCTGGGAGATAATGCAGAATCCTTAGAAGACTGGGCAATTTCGATTGGACATAGCACGGTCGCCTCCGGAAAGTATAGCTTGGCGATGGGATATTTTTCAGATGCCAAGGGAGCCTTTACGTCCTCATTTGGTCAGTACACCGAGGCTGAAGCCTACAATGATTTCGCCATCGGCCGCTACAATGTCGCAGGCGGTGATTCCGGAACATGGGTTTCCTCGGATCCTGTGTTCGAAGTAGGAATCGGTTCCTCCGCTGTAGCTCGAAAAAATGCCATGACCATCCTCAAAGATGGCAAGACGGGCATCGGTCTTGCGGCGCCCAACGCGCTCCTGCATCTCAAAGGCTCCATCAACCTCCCTCAATTGCGGATCGCCAACAACAGCTACTCCAACTATTGGGACATGCGCATGACCTCTTCCACGGCACTCCGAATGTACTACAATGGCACTCAGGTGGGATATTGGGGCAGTTCCTCCGGCACCTACTACGCCACCTCCGACCGCAGGCTCAAGACCGATATTCAGCCCATCGAATCGGTTTTGGATCGCGTGCTGCAGCTGGAACCGGTGACCTATCGATTTACCCGAAATGCAGGCATAGAGACCCAACCCACATGGGGATTCATTGCCCAGGAAGTGGAACAGCAATTCCCTACGCTGGTCGCCGCTCCCGACGAGGAATCCGACTATTACGCCATCGACTATGCGCAATTCAGCGTCTTGGCCATCAAAGCCATCCAAGAGCAGCAAGAATTGATCGATCAGCAACAAGCCCAGATCGACCAATTGATCCAACTGGTTCAGCAACTCCAAACTTCAGCACGCGATGAGAACTAG